The Sphingomicrobium sp. genome has a window encoding:
- a CDS encoding CoA-acylating methylmalonate-semialdehyde dehydrogenase: protein MRDIDHFIDGESYVSGDRTGEVFDPNQGKPQASVRLGTAADLQTAVDAAKAAQPAWAATNPQRRARVMFKYKELVEANMDELAHLLSSEHGKVIADSKGDIQRGLEVIEFCCGIPQALKGEYTVGAGPGIDVYSMRQPLGIGAGITPFNFPAMIPMWMFGMAIACGNAFILKPSERDPSVPVRLAELMKEAGLPDGVLNVVHGDKEMVDAILDHPDIAAVSFVGSSDIAQYIYSRGTAHNKRVQAFGGAKNHGIVMPDADLDQVVNDLTGAAFGSAGERCMALPVVVPVGDETAERLREKLIPAIEALRVGVSTDAEAHYGPVVSSAHKERIEQYIQMCIDEGGELVVDGRGFKLQGHEEGFFIGPTFFDHVKPDFRSYQDEIFGPVLQMVRARDFEEAVRLPSEHQYGNGVAIFTRNGHAAREFTARVNVGMVGVNVPIPVPVSYHSFGGWKRSGFGDIGQYGMEGLRFWTKNKVVTQRWPDGSVTGENAFVIPTMG from the coding sequence TTGCGTGACATCGACCATTTCATCGACGGCGAGAGCTATGTGTCCGGCGACCGGACCGGCGAGGTCTTCGACCCCAATCAGGGCAAGCCGCAGGCGAGCGTAAGGCTCGGCACCGCAGCCGACCTCCAGACGGCGGTCGACGCCGCCAAGGCCGCCCAGCCGGCCTGGGCCGCGACCAACCCGCAGCGCCGCGCCCGCGTCATGTTCAAGTATAAAGAGCTGGTCGAAGCGAACATGGACGAGCTCGCGCACCTGCTCTCCTCCGAGCACGGCAAGGTGATCGCCGACTCCAAGGGCGACATCCAGCGCGGCCTCGAAGTCATCGAATTCTGCTGCGGCATCCCGCAGGCGCTGAAGGGCGAATATACGGTCGGCGCCGGCCCGGGTATCGACGTCTATTCGATGCGCCAGCCGCTCGGCATCGGCGCCGGAATCACGCCGTTCAACTTCCCCGCGATGATCCCGATGTGGATGTTCGGCATGGCGATCGCCTGCGGCAATGCCTTCATCCTCAAGCCTTCAGAGCGCGATCCGAGCGTCCCCGTGCGCCTTGCCGAGCTGATGAAGGAAGCGGGCCTGCCGGACGGCGTCCTCAACGTCGTCCACGGCGACAAGGAAATGGTCGACGCGATCCTCGACCACCCGGACATCGCCGCAGTCAGCTTCGTCGGATCCTCCGACATCGCCCAGTACATCTATTCGCGCGGCACTGCGCACAACAAGCGCGTGCAGGCGTTCGGCGGCGCCAAGAACCACGGCATCGTCATGCCCGACGCGGACCTCGACCAGGTCGTCAACGACCTGACCGGCGCCGCCTTCGGCTCGGCAGGCGAGCGCTGCATGGCGCTGCCGGTCGTGGTGCCCGTCGGTGACGAAACCGCCGAGCGCCTCCGCGAGAAGCTGATCCCAGCTATCGAGGCGCTGCGGGTCGGCGTATCGACCGATGCCGAGGCCCACTACGGCCCGGTCGTGAGCTCGGCGCACAAGGAGCGGATCGAGCAGTACATCCAGATGTGCATCGACGAGGGCGGCGAGCTCGTCGTCGACGGCCGCGGCTTCAAGCTGCAGGGGCACGAAGAAGGCTTCTTCATCGGCCCCACCTTCTTCGACCATGTGAAGCCGGACTTCCGGAGCTACCAGGACGAGATCTTCGGGCCCGTCCTGCAGATGGTCCGGGCCCGCGACTTCGAGGAAGCGGTTCGCCTGCCGTCCGAGCACCAGTATGGCAATGGCGTGGCGATCTTCACCCGCAACGGCCATGCGGCACGCGAATTCACCGCGCGCGTCAACGTCGGGATGGTCGGCGTCAACGTGCCGATCCCGGTGCCGGTCAGCTATCACAGCTTCGGCGGCTGGAAACGCTCCGGCTTCGGCGACATTGGCCAGTACGGCATGGAAGGCCTGCGCTTCTGGACCAAGAACAAGGTCGTGACGCAGCGCTGGCCGGATGGTTCGGTGACGGGCGAGAACGCCTTCGTCATCCCGACCATGGGCTAA